A single window of Solanum dulcamara chromosome 5, daSolDulc1.2, whole genome shotgun sequence DNA harbors:
- the LOC129889472 gene encoding pentatricopeptide repeat-containing protein At5g24830-like → MQPLLLVSEESQILLRILNGSFQTLDVIKDRIVHAFVDLFCSKANLDVIGMRQDNVVQSVNRVEKRSEDWSSKENDSNGEGDSTAGFNVLDAMLKHSLDRLKSMRERISSAEGIDNCTLGINFDKDAYVIRAMCLDGKLGEALSLWCNMIQNSFVPHIITHNYLINGLCKKGELEKAEWIVRGMLCRGPSPSCATYNSLIRGYCLMNDFDKALKTFSTMANHGIMPNRVTCNILVHALCKKGLVEEAKKLFHKLLSKNYEGGSPDLITSTIMMDGCFKNGDTDQALAFWERMLKEGTKVDKVSYNVVVHGFCMSHDVGTAYKYCCEMLKLGFVPDVYSYNTIVGALCKKGMTRDACYIYDVMRRMGVIPDQITYKMIIQALCINREIDRANCFLDYMLENSIIPEPLVWNVIIDGYGRCGDIQKASYIRDKMVANGVLPNIYTYNALIYTQIKLGNLFAAQSLEKEMLLYGLHPDSVTYNLLIGGACNLGLIHLALKLHDEMLRKGCQPDVITYTELLKWYCLQGMMTEADKLLGKLLGSGLAVDHVPFLVLMKRYCRRREFNKVFDLYQKWLVTMPR, encoded by the exons ATGCAGCCC ctATTACTTGTGTCGGAGGAATCTCAAATTCTTCTTCGGATACTGAACGGGAGTTTTCAAACCCTAGACGTCATCAAAGATCGCATTGTTCACGCTTTTGTCGATTTATTCTGTTCAAAAGCTAATTTGGATGTTATCGGCATGAG ACAAGATAATGTAGTGCAAAGTGTGAATCGGGTGGAGAAAAGATCAGAAGATTGGTCGTCTAAGGAGAACGATTCAAATGGAGAAGGGGATTCGACAGCAGGTTTCAACGTGTTGGATGCGATGTTAAAGCATAGTTTGGATCGTCTGAAGAGTATGAG GGAAAGAATATCCTCAGCAGAAGGCATTGATAACTGCACCTTGGGAAtaaattttgataaagatgCATATGTTATTAGAGCAATGTGTCTGGATGGTAAACTGGGAGAAGCTTTATCTCTTTGGTGCAACATGATACAAAATAGTTTTGTTCCTCATATTATCACACATAATTACCTCATCAATGGACTGTGCAAAAAGGGTGAATTGGAGAAGGCAGAATGGATTGTTAGAGGTATGTTATGTAGGGGTCCTTCTCCCTCTTGTGCTACGTACAACTCTTTGATAAGGGGTTATTGTCTCATGAATGATTTCGATAAAGCTCTAAAAACCTTTTCTACCATGGCCAACCATGGAATTATGCCAAACAGAGTTACTTGTAATATCCTTGTTCATGCGCTTTGTAAGAAGGGCTTGGTGGAGGAGGCGAAAAAGCTTTTTCATAAATTACTAAGCAAAAATTATGAGGGGGGGAGCCCAGATTTGATTACATCAACTATAATGATGGATGGCTGTTTTAAAAATGGAGATACTGATCAGGCCCTTGCTTTTTGGGAGAGGATGTTAAAAGAGGGTACGAAAGTCGATAAAGTTTCTTACAATGTTGTTGTCCATGGATTCTGTATGAGCCATGATGTGGGCACTGCATATAAGTATTGTTGTGAAATGCTAAAGCTTGGTTTCGTTCCAGATGTTTATTCGTACAACACTATTGTTGGAGCACTTTGTAAAAAGGGAATGACCAGGGATGCTTGTTATATCTATGATGTTATGAGAAGAATGGGTGTCATCCCAGATCAAATTACGTACAAAATGATAATACAGGCCCTATGTATTAACAGGGAGATTGATAGAGCCAATTGTTTTCTTGATTACATGTTAGAGAATTCTATTATACCTGAACCACTTGTTTGGAATGTTATTATTGATGGTTATGGAAGATGTGGAGATATACAAAAAGCTTCATATATTAGAGACAAAATGGTTGCAAATGGTGTTCTaccaaacatatatacatataatgcATTAATTTATACACAGATAAAGTTAGGAAATCTTTTTGCAGCTCAGTCCCTGGAGAAAGAGATGCTTTTATATGGTCTTCACCCTGATTCAGTTACTTACAATCTGTTGATCGGTGGTGCTTGTAATCTTGGCCTGATTCACTTAGCACTTAAGTTACATGATGAGATGTTGAGAAAAGGTTGTCAGCCAGATGTAATTACTTACACGGAACTACTTAAGTGGTATTGTCTACAAGGTATGATGACAGAGGCAGACAAGCTCCTTGGCAAGTTACTGGGATCTGGTTTAGCAGTTGATCATGTTCCCTTTTTAGTACTCATGAAAAGATACTGTCGAAGGAGAGAATTTAATAAAGTCTTTGACCTTTACCAAAAGTGGTTAGTGACAATGCCTAGATGA